One window from the genome of Streptomyces sp. NBC_01476 encodes:
- a CDS encoding class E sortase — MATGAAEPAASSEPAPAGDPERKRVTSSKPPTRGPLAATISVIGEILITAGLVLALFVAYSLWWTNVVADRHEKQAGDKVRQQWAQSGSGSAGGDTAPRGLDIKDGIGFLHVPAMGKNYEVLVKKGTSTDVLNEGVAGYYTDPTPSAMPWDNSGNFTLAAHRDGHGAKFHNINKIKNGDPIVFESKDTWYVYKVYKVLDQTSKYNVAVTDQVPKESGKTKPGRYITLTTCTPVYTSRYRYIVWGELVRTQKVDPQRTPPAELKR; from the coding sequence GTGGCCACCGGGGCCGCGGAGCCGGCCGCCAGCAGCGAGCCGGCCCCGGCCGGCGATCCAGAACGGAAACGCGTGACGAGCAGCAAGCCGCCCACCCGGGGGCCGCTCGCGGCCACCATCAGCGTCATCGGCGAGATCCTGATCACCGCGGGCCTGGTCCTCGCCCTCTTCGTCGCCTACTCCCTGTGGTGGACGAACGTCGTCGCCGACCGCCACGAGAAGCAGGCGGGCGACAAGGTACGCCAGCAGTGGGCCCAGAGCGGCTCCGGCAGCGCCGGCGGTGACACGGCGCCCCGCGGCCTGGACATCAAGGACGGCATCGGCTTCCTGCACGTCCCCGCGATGGGCAAGAACTACGAGGTGCTGGTCAAGAAGGGCACCTCCACCGACGTGCTCAACGAGGGGGTGGCCGGCTACTACACCGACCCGACCCCCTCCGCGATGCCGTGGGACAACTCCGGCAATTTCACCCTCGCCGCCCACCGCGACGGTCACGGCGCCAAGTTCCACAACATCAACAAGATAAAGAACGGTGACCCGATCGTCTTCGAGTCCAAGGACACCTGGTACGTCTACAAGGTCTACAAGGTCCTCGACCAGACGTCGAAGTACAACGTCGCCGTCACCGACCAGGTCCCCAAGGAGTCCGGCAAGACCAAGCCGGGCCGCTACATCACCCTGACGACCTGCACGCCGGTCTACACCTCCCGCTACCGCTACATCGTCTGGGGCGAACTGGTCCGCACCCAGAAGGTCGACCCGCAGCGGACGCCTCCGGCGGAGCTGAAGCGGTAG
- the pknB gene encoding Stk1 family PASTA domain-containing Ser/Thr kinase: protein MEEPRRLGGRYELGSVLGRGGMAEVYLAHDTRLGRTVAVKTLRVDLARDPSFQARFRREAQSAASLNHPSIVAVYDTGEDYVDGVSIPYIVMEYVDGSTLRELLHSGRKLLPERSLEMTVGILQALEYSHRAGIVHRDIKPANVMLTRTGQVKVMDFGIARAMGDSGMTMTQTAAVIGTAQYLSPEQAKGEQVDARSDLYSTGCLLYELLTVRPPFVGDSPVAVAYQHVREEPQPPSVYDPEVTPAMDAIVLKALTKDPNYRYQSADEMRADVEAALDGQPVAAAAAMGAAGYGYPHQYGEGAATTALPMQPDSQTSMLPPMRDDDGGYGYEDRPDRRRQKKNNNTSTVLLVVAGILVLVGAIFLGKAIFDGGSPGSGATVPNFLNLSLDDAKSRAANVDLQVVQGAPAFCDDVDKNLVCKQTPAADTKVPSDKTVTVVLSKGPAPIALPDVTTDTYDAARQQLEKLGFDVKQKIKTSTTDEKDTVLSQDPDAGTKLAKGATVTLTVAEPPEQKQLPNVQNLDFDTAKAQLAQAGFTNVKRQDQPNAAAAGTVIGESPNAFSSQTPDTQIVLTVSSGPQTQAPPATMPAFQFRKLSDVLQDLQNTQLNPQIVVNGPNDGSAVVTASDVPAGQPLNEGQKITLTTVAFGGGGNNGGGGNGLGG from the coding sequence ATGGAAGAGCCGCGTCGCCTCGGCGGCCGGTACGAGCTGGGCTCGGTGCTCGGCCGTGGTGGCATGGCCGAGGTGTACCTCGCCCACGACACCCGGCTCGGCCGTACCGTCGCCGTGAAGACGCTGCGGGTGGACCTTGCCCGCGATCCGTCCTTCCAGGCCCGGTTCCGCCGTGAGGCACAGTCGGCCGCCTCGCTCAACCACCCGTCGATCGTCGCCGTGTACGACACCGGCGAGGACTACGTCGACGGCGTCTCGATCCCGTACATCGTGATGGAGTACGTGGACGGCTCGACGCTGCGCGAGCTGCTGCACTCCGGCCGCAAGCTGCTGCCCGAGCGGTCGCTGGAGATGACCGTCGGCATCCTGCAGGCGCTGGAGTACAGCCACCGGGCCGGCATCGTGCACCGCGACATCAAGCCGGCGAACGTCATGCTGACCAGGACCGGCCAGGTCAAGGTCATGGACTTCGGCATCGCCCGCGCCATGGGCGACTCCGGCATGACGATGACCCAGACCGCGGCCGTCATCGGCACCGCCCAGTACCTCTCCCCCGAGCAGGCCAAGGGCGAGCAGGTCGACGCCCGCTCCGACCTGTACTCCACCGGCTGCCTGCTCTACGAGCTGCTGACCGTACGGCCGCCGTTCGTCGGCGACTCCCCGGTCGCCGTCGCGTACCAGCACGTACGGGAGGAGCCGCAGCCGCCGTCGGTGTACGACCCCGAGGTCACGCCGGCGATGGACGCGATCGTCCTGAAGGCGCTGACCAAGGACCCGAACTACCGCTACCAGTCGGCCGACGAGATGCGGGCCGACGTGGAGGCCGCGCTGGACGGCCAGCCGGTCGCCGCGGCCGCGGCGATGGGCGCGGCCGGATACGGCTACCCGCACCAGTACGGTGAGGGCGCCGCGACCACGGCGCTGCCGATGCAGCCGGACTCGCAGACCTCGATGCTGCCGCCGATGCGCGACGACGACGGCGGCTACGGCTACGAGGACCGCCCCGACCGGCGCCGGCAGAAGAAGAACAACAACACCTCGACCGTGCTGCTGGTGGTCGCCGGCATCCTGGTGCTGGTGGGTGCGATCTTCCTCGGCAAGGCGATCTTCGACGGCGGTTCACCGGGCTCCGGCGCGACCGTGCCGAACTTCCTGAACCTCTCGCTGGACGACGCCAAATCCCGGGCGGCCAATGTCGACCTGCAGGTCGTCCAGGGTGCGCCGGCGTTCTGCGACGACGTCGACAAGAACCTCGTCTGCAAGCAGACCCCGGCCGCCGACACCAAGGTCCCGTCCGACAAGACGGTCACCGTGGTGCTCTCCAAGGGCCCGGCGCCGATCGCGCTGCCGGACGTCACGACCGACACGTACGACGCGGCGCGGCAGCAGCTGGAGAAGCTCGGCTTCGACGTCAAGCAGAAGATCAAGACGTCCACGACCGACGAGAAGGACACGGTTCTCTCCCAGGACCCGGACGCCGGCACGAAGCTCGCCAAGGGCGCGACGGTCACCCTGACGGTGGCGGAACCGCCGGAGCAGAAGCAGCTGCCGAACGTCCAGAACCTGGACTTCGACACCGCCAAGGCCCAGCTCGCCCAGGCCGGCTTCACCAACGTCAAGCGTCAGGACCAGCCGAACGCCGCAGCGGCGGGCACCGTCATCGGTGAGAGCCCGAACGCGTTCAGCTCGCAGACCCCGGACACCCAGATCGTGCTGACCGTCTCCTCGGGCCCGCAGACGCAGGCACCGCCGGCGACCATGCCGGCCTTCCAGTTCCGGAAACTCTCCGACGTTCTGCAGGACCTGCAGAATACGCAGCTCAACCCCCAGATCGTCGTGAACGGACCGAATGACGGCAGTGCCGTGGTCACGGCCTCGGATGTTCCCGCAGGGCAGCCTCTCAACGAAGGCCAGAAGATCACCCTGACGACTGTCGCCTTCGGAGGCGGCGGCAACAATGGCGGGGGCGGTAACGGTCTCGGCGGCTGA
- a CDS encoding peptidoglycan D,D-transpeptidase FtsI family protein: MNKPLRRVAVFCGLLVLALLARVNYVQFVQADQLANDTHNRRVAINQYAQPRGDIVVDGKPVTGHTTTSGSDFKYKRTYTDGPMWAPVTGHASQAFGTSFLEGVEDKFLTGNDDRLFFNRTIDLLTGKQKQGGNVVTTLNAKAQEAAFKGLGNKKGAVAAIDPRTGAILAMASTPSYDPSTIAGNSTTDETNWVNLQKKADSDDPMLNRAIRQTYPPGSTFKLVTAAAALQSGKITDVDKGTQSPDPYPLPGTTINLVNEGSIPCKDASLRQALQYSCNTVFGKLGADMGLKTMVDEAEQFGFNKEQLVPVRVDASNFDTKMSPDQVAQSSIGQFDTAATPLQMAMVASAIANNGTLMQPYEVDRLVAPNLSTIAQTSPKKLSEPLSPENAQKLQSMMETVVDKGTGTNAKIPGVRVGGKTGTAQNGLNNAGKPYAWFVSYAMTDQGSPVAVAVVVEDGSANRDDISGGGLAAPIAQKVMEAVLNK, from the coding sequence GTGAACAAGCCCCTGCGACGGGTCGCGGTCTTCTGCGGCCTGCTCGTCCTCGCCCTGCTGGCGCGCGTCAACTACGTGCAGTTCGTCCAGGCCGACCAGCTCGCCAACGACACGCACAACCGCCGCGTCGCGATCAACCAGTACGCCCAGCCGCGCGGCGACATCGTCGTGGACGGCAAGCCGGTCACCGGCCACACCACGACCAGCGGCAGCGACTTCAAGTACAAGCGCACCTACACCGACGGTCCGATGTGGGCGCCGGTCACCGGCCACGCCTCGCAGGCGTTCGGCACGTCCTTCCTCGAAGGCGTCGAGGACAAGTTCCTCACCGGCAACGACGACCGGCTCTTCTTCAACCGGACCATCGACCTGCTCACCGGCAAGCAGAAGCAGGGCGGCAACGTCGTCACCACGCTGAACGCCAAGGCGCAGGAGGCGGCGTTCAAGGGCCTGGGCAACAAGAAAGGCGCGGTCGCCGCGATCGACCCCCGTACCGGCGCGATCCTCGCCATGGCGAGCACCCCGTCGTACGACCCGTCGACCATCGCCGGCAATTCCACGACCGACGAGACCAACTGGGTCAACCTCCAGAAGAAGGCCGACTCGGACGACCCGATGCTGAACCGGGCGATCCGCCAGACCTACCCGCCGGGCTCGACCTTCAAGCTGGTCACCGCGGCCGCGGCGCTGCAGTCCGGCAAGATCACCGACGTCGACAAGGGCACCCAGTCGCCGGACCCGTACCCGCTGCCGGGTACGACGATCAACCTGGTCAACGAGGGCAGCATCCCCTGCAAGGACGCCTCACTGCGCCAGGCCCTGCAATACTCGTGCAACACCGTCTTCGGCAAGCTCGGCGCCGACATGGGCCTCAAGACGATGGTGGACGAGGCCGAGCAGTTCGGCTTCAACAAGGAACAGCTCGTCCCGGTCCGGGTGGACGCCAGCAACTTCGACACCAAGATGAGCCCGGACCAGGTCGCCCAGTCCTCCATCGGCCAGTTCGACACCGCGGCGACCCCGCTGCAGATGGCCATGGTGGCATCCGCCATCGCCAACAACGGCACCTTGATGCAGCCGTACGAGGTGGACAGGCTGGTGGCGCCGAACCTGAGCACCATCGCCCAGACCAGCCCGAAGAAGCTGAGTGAGCCGCTGTCCCCGGAGAACGCGCAGAAGCTGCAGTCGATGATGGAGACGGTGGTCGACAAGGGCACCGGTACCAACGCCAAGATCCCCGGGGTCAGGGTCGGCGGCAAGACCGGTACCGCGCAGAACGGACTCAACAACGCGGGCAAGCCGTACGCCTGGTTCGTCTCGTACGCGATGACCGACCAGGGCTCGCCGGTCGCGGTGGCGGTGGTGGTGGAGGACGGCTCCGCCAACCGTGACGACATCTCCGGCGGCGGCCTGGCGGCGCCGATCGCCCAGAAGGTGATGGAGGCAGTCCTCAACAAGTGA
- a CDS encoding FtsW/RodA/SpoVE family cell cycle protein has translation MSASNTTTITSIGAPNRRNTELALLVFAVAIPVFAYINVGLAKNDSVPAGLLGYGVGLGVLAGGAHLLVRKFAPYADPLMLPIATLLNGLGLVLIWRLDQEPSITTPALGGPMAPKQLMWSAVGLALFVIVLIFLKDHRILQRYTYISMFTAMVLLVLPIFFPGVNGAKIWITLPGIGSLQPGEFAKIVITVFFAGYLMVKRDALALASRRFMGLYLPRGRDLGPILVIWLMSMLILVFETDLGTSLLFFGLFVIMLYVATERTSWIVFGLLLSGAGAAVVGTSEPHVKIRVDNWLHPLKLAANGGVTETAQSQYAFGSGGIFGSGLGQGYSRLIGGIAPKSDYILSTVGEELGLAGLMAVLLLYALLIERGMRTALAARDPFGKLLAVGLSGAFALQVFVVAGGVTGLIPLTGMTMPFLAQGGSSVIANWALVAILLRISDTARRPAPSPAPSPDAEATQVVRSQ, from the coding sequence ATGAGCGCCAGCAACACCACCACCATCACGTCCATCGGCGCGCCCAACCGGCGCAACACCGAGCTGGCGCTGCTCGTCTTCGCGGTCGCCATTCCGGTGTTCGCCTACATCAACGTAGGGCTGGCCAAGAACGACTCGGTGCCGGCCGGACTGCTCGGCTACGGCGTCGGCCTGGGCGTCCTGGCCGGCGGCGCGCACCTGCTGGTACGCAAGTTCGCCCCGTACGCCGACCCGCTGATGCTGCCGATCGCCACCCTGCTCAACGGCCTCGGCCTGGTGCTGATCTGGCGGCTGGACCAGGAACCGTCCATCACCACCCCGGCACTCGGCGGCCCGATGGCACCCAAGCAGCTGATGTGGTCGGCGGTGGGCCTCGCGCTCTTCGTGATCGTGCTGATCTTCCTCAAGGACCACCGGATCCTGCAGCGCTACACCTACATCTCGATGTTCACCGCGATGGTGCTGCTGGTGCTGCCGATCTTCTTCCCCGGGGTGAACGGCGCCAAGATCTGGATCACCCTGCCGGGTATCGGCTCACTCCAGCCGGGTGAGTTCGCCAAGATCGTCATCACCGTCTTCTTCGCCGGTTATCTGATGGTCAAACGCGACGCCCTGGCGCTGGCCAGCCGCCGCTTCATGGGCCTGTACCTGCCGCGCGGCCGTGACCTCGGCCCGATCCTGGTGATCTGGCTGATGAGCATGCTGATCCTGGTCTTCGAGACCGACCTCGGCACCTCACTGCTCTTCTTCGGCCTCTTCGTGATCATGCTGTACGTCGCCACCGAGCGGACCAGCTGGATCGTCTTCGGCCTGCTGCTCAGCGGGGCCGGCGCGGCCGTTGTCGGCACCTCCGAGCCGCACGTCAAGATCCGCGTCGACAACTGGCTGCACCCACTGAAGCTCGCCGCCAACGGCGGCGTCACCGAGACCGCCCAGTCGCAGTACGCCTTCGGCTCCGGCGGCATCTTCGGCTCCGGCCTCGGCCAGGGCTACTCCCGGCTGATCGGCGGCATCGCCCCCAAGAGTGACTACATCCTGTCGACCGTCGGCGAGGAACTGGGCCTGGCCGGTCTGATGGCCGTGCTGCTGCTCTACGCACTGCTGATCGAGCGCGGCATGCGGACCGCGCTGGCGGCCCGCGACCCGTTCGGCAAGCTGCTGGCGGTCGGCCTGTCCGGCGCCTTCGCGCTCCAGGTGTTCGTGGTGGCCGGCGGCGTCACCGGGCTGATCCCGCTGACCGGTATGACCATGCCGTTCCTGGCCCAGGGCGGGTCCTCGGTGATCGCCAACTGGGCGCTCGTCGCGATCCTGCTGCGGATCAGCGACACCGCCCGGCGTCCCGCCCCGAGCCCGGCCCCGTCCCCCGATGCCGAAGCGACCCAGGTGGTGCGCAGCCAGTGA
- a CDS encoding Stp1/IreP family PP2C-type Ser/Thr phosphatase, translating into MYPEPTGEVRMSLSLRFAAGSHKGMIREGNEDSGYAGPRLLAIADGMGGQAAGEVASSEVISTIVTLDDDIPGSDILTSLGRAVQRANDQLLHMVQEDPQLEGMGTTLTALLWTGQRLGLVHVGDSRAYLLRDGVLTQITQDHTWVQRLVDEGRITEEEATTHPQRSLLMRALGSGEHVEPDLSIREVRVGDRYLICSDGLSGVVSHQTLEDTLAGYQAPNETVQELIQLALRGGGPDNITCIVADVLDTDDGDTLAAQLNDTPVVVGAVADTQLPLQDPRHLQTPAGRASELGRTPHQAGPSGSFGPPGSGDQGSGGVLGSFGAYDEDAFDKPGRSHRWLKRSLVTIVVLAVIGGGLYGAYAWTQTQYYVGTNGNHVAVYQGIDQKLAWIKLSKVHKDRADIELKYLPAYQQNRLKDTIAVGSLGQANDKADELLQQAKVCQKVADVKTATAAQNAAKGSIGAGGATGQANSKPPTGKPGTVKTTTTPTPTPTPSLTPQEKQLAGECGTGQQ; encoded by the coding sequence ATGTACCCGGAGCCGACGGGGGAGGTACGCATGTCTCTGAGCCTGCGTTTCGCCGCCGGTTCGCACAAGGGCATGATCCGCGAGGGGAACGAGGACTCCGGCTACGCCGGCCCCCGTCTGCTCGCGATCGCCGACGGCATGGGCGGCCAGGCCGCCGGCGAGGTCGCCTCCTCCGAGGTGATCTCGACCATCGTCACGCTCGACGACGACATCCCCGGCTCCGACATCCTGACCTCGCTGGGCCGCGCGGTGCAGCGGGCCAACGACCAGCTGCTGCACATGGTCCAGGAGGACCCGCAGCTGGAGGGCATGGGCACCACCCTGACCGCCCTGCTGTGGACCGGCCAGCGGCTCGGCCTGGTGCACGTCGGCGACTCCCGCGCGTACCTGCTGCGCGACGGCGTCCTCACCCAGATCACCCAGGACCACACCTGGGTGCAGCGGCTGGTGGACGAGGGCCGGATCACCGAGGAAGAGGCCACCACCCACCCGCAGCGCTCCCTGCTGATGCGCGCGCTGGGCAGCGGCGAGCACGTCGAACCCGACCTCTCCATCCGTGAGGTACGGGTCGGCGACCGCTATCTGATCTGCTCCGACGGTCTGTCCGGCGTGGTCAGCCACCAGACCCTGGAAGACACGCTGGCCGGCTACCAGGCCCCCAACGAGACCGTGCAGGAGCTGATCCAGCTCGCGCTGCGCGGCGGCGGACCCGACAACATCACGTGCATCGTCGCCGATGTGCTGGACACCGACGACGGCGACACGCTGGCGGCCCAGCTCAATGACACCCCGGTGGTGGTGGGCGCCGTCGCCGACACCCAGCTGCCGCTCCAGGACCCCCGCCACCTGCAGACTCCGGCCGGCCGCGCCTCCGAACTGGGCCGCACGCCGCACCAGGCGGGCCCGTCCGGCTCGTTCGGCCCGCCCGGCAGCGGCGACCAGGGGTCAGGCGGCGTCCTCGGCTCCTTCGGGGCGTACGACGAGGACGCCTTCGACAAGCCCGGCAGGAGCCACCGCTGGCTCAAGCGCAGCCTGGTCACGATCGTGGTGCTCGCGGTGATCGGCGGCGGCCTGTACGGCGCGTACGCCTGGACGCAGACGCAGTACTACGTCGGCACCAACGGCAACCATGTCGCCGTCTACCAGGGCATCGACCAGAAGCTGGCCTGGATCAAGCTGTCGAAGGTCCACAAGGACCGCGCCGACATCGAACTGAAGTACCTCCCCGCCTACCAGCAGAACCGGCTCAAGGACACCATCGCGGTGGGCAGCCTCGGCCAGGCCAACGACAAGGCCGACGAGCTGCTCCAGCAGGCCAAGGTCTGCCAGAAGGTCGCCGATGTGAAGACCGCGACCGCCGCGCAGAACGCCGCCAAGGGCTCGATCGGCGCCGGCGGTGCCACCGGCCAGGCCAACTCCAAGCCGCCCACGGGCAAGCCGGGGACCGTCAAGACCACCACCACGCCCACCCCGACGCCCACCCCGTCCCTGACGCCGCAAGAGAAGCAGCTGGCCGGGGAATGCGGTACGGGCCAGCAGTAG
- a CDS encoding FHA domain-containing protein FhaB/FipA, translating to MSELTLTVMRLGFLAVLWLFVIVAVQVIRSDLFGTRVTQRGARRGDTQSRPPQQRQQAAPAARQQPQASRQRRGAPTKLVVAEGSLAGTTVALQGQTITLGRAHDSTIVLDDDYASSRHARIYPDRDGQWIVEDLGSTNGTYLDRNRLTTPTPVPLGAPIRIGKTVIELRK from the coding sequence ATGTCAGAGCTGACCCTGACGGTCATGCGGTTGGGTTTTCTCGCCGTGCTGTGGCTGTTCGTGATCGTCGCGGTGCAGGTCATCCGCAGTGACCTGTTCGGAACCCGGGTGACCCAGCGCGGCGCGCGCCGCGGGGACACCCAGTCCCGCCCGCCCCAGCAGCGCCAGCAGGCGGCGCCCGCCGCGCGCCAGCAGCCGCAGGCCAGCCGGCAGCGGCGCGGCGCCCCCACGAAACTGGTGGTCGCCGAGGGCTCGCTGGCCGGCACCACGGTCGCGCTCCAGGGCCAGACCATCACGCTGGGCCGGGCGCACGACTCCACGATTGTGCTCGACGACGACTACGCGTCCAGCAGGCATGCCAGGATCTACCCGGACCGCGACGGCCAGTGGATCGTCGAGGACCTGGGATCCACGAACGGCACCTATCTCGACCGGAACCGGCTGACCACGCCGACCCCGGTCCCGCTGGGTGCGCCGATCCGCATCGGCAAGACCGTCATCGAGCTGCGGAAGTAG
- a CDS encoding DUF3662 and FHA domain-containing protein, translated as MGVLKRFEQRLEGLVNGTFAKVFKSEVQPVEIAGALQRECDNNATIWNRDRTVVPNDFIVELSATDYERLSPYAVQLGDELAGMVKDYAKQQRYSFMGQVKVHLERADDLDTGLYRVRSRTLASSESQHAQQAPGQPAYQQSPQGYQQRPAYPQPGQGGPAAAGAPQRPQSPPPMPAAPPPGGPRPIGGASAAPAPVTRLPGTGFAAGSPAAGVRRWIEINGTRHQISRSTLVLGRSTEADVRVDDPGVSRKHAEIRVGTPSVVQDLGSTNGIVVDGQHTQRATLRDGSRIVVGSTTIVYRQAEG; from the coding sequence GTGGGTGTACTGAAGCGCTTTGAGCAGCGGTTGGAGGGCCTGGTGAACGGGACCTTCGCCAAGGTGTTCAAGAGCGAGGTGCAGCCCGTGGAGATCGCGGGCGCGCTGCAGCGCGAGTGTGACAACAACGCCACGATCTGGAACCGCGACCGCACCGTGGTGCCGAACGACTTCATCGTGGAGTTGAGCGCCACGGACTACGAGCGGCTCAGCCCGTACGCGGTCCAGCTCGGGGACGAACTGGCCGGCATGGTCAAGGACTACGCCAAGCAGCAGCGGTACAGCTTCATGGGCCAGGTCAAGGTCCACCTGGAGCGCGCCGACGACCTGGACACCGGTCTGTACCGGGTGCGCAGCCGCACCCTGGCGTCCAGCGAGTCGCAGCACGCCCAGCAGGCCCCCGGCCAGCCCGCGTACCAGCAGAGCCCGCAGGGCTACCAGCAGCGTCCGGCCTATCCGCAGCCCGGTCAGGGCGGCCCGGCCGCGGCCGGCGCCCCGCAGCGCCCGCAGAGCCCCCCGCCGATGCCCGCCGCCCCGCCTCCCGGCGGCCCCCGGCCCATCGGCGGCGCGTCGGCGGCCCCCGCCCCGGTCACCCGGCTCCCCGGTACCGGCTTCGCGGCCGGTTCCCCCGCGGCCGGCGTCCGCAGGTGGATCGAGATCAACGGCACCCGCCACCAGATCTCCCGCTCCACCCTGGTGCTCGGCCGCTCCACGGAGGCCGATGTGCGGGTCGACGACCCCGGAGTCTCCCGCAAACACGCTGAGATCCGGGTGGGTACGCCCTCTGTTGTCCAGGATCTCGGGTCCACGAACGGCATCGTGGTGGACGGACAGCACACCCAGCGCGCTACGCTCCGCGACGGCTCCCGCATCGTCGTGGGGAGCACCACCATCGTGTACCGGCAAGCCGAAGGGTGA